A section of the Saccharopolyspora gregorii genome encodes:
- the rnpA gene encoding ribonuclease P protein component, whose amino-acid sequence MLPAAARLTSSQEFRLAVRRGRRAGRARLVVHLLVPNAAPRIEVRGAAVERAHQVNREGGDRHDGTTAAHPASSELAGRAEPNPASAAGPRSDSDIEPTRDTGEPARVGFVVSKAVGNAVLRHRVTRRLRHLMRDRLDALPAGTLVVVRALPPAATASSSDLGSDLDAALRKLRVVRGGPVTGP is encoded by the coding sequence GTGCTGCCCGCGGCCGCCCGGCTGACCTCCAGCCAGGAATTTCGCCTGGCGGTCCGTCGTGGCCGCCGTGCGGGGCGCGCCCGATTGGTGGTGCACCTGCTGGTGCCGAACGCGGCGCCCCGGATCGAGGTCCGCGGCGCCGCCGTTGAACGCGCCCACCAGGTGAACCGCGAGGGCGGGGACCGGCACGACGGGACCACGGCGGCGCACCCCGCGTCGAGCGAGCTCGCGGGGCGCGCCGAGCCGAACCCGGCGTCCGCGGCGGGACCGCGGTCGGACTCGGACATCGAACCCACTCGGGACACCGGCGAACCGGCCCGCGTGGGTTTTGTCGTGAGCAAGGCCGTCGGGAACGCGGTGCTGCGGCACCGCGTCACCAGGCGGCTCCGGCACCTGATGCGCGACCGCCTCGACGCGTTGCCCGCTGGCACACTGGTGGTGGTGCGTGCACTTCCCCCGGCCGCGACCGCATCGAGCAGCGATCTCGGATCGGATCTCGACGCGGCGCTGCGCAAGCTGCGCGTGG
- the rpmH gene encoding 50S ribosomal protein L34, giving the protein MSKGKRTFQPNNRRRARKHGFRLRMRTRAGRAIVSARRRRGRASLTA; this is encoded by the coding sequence GTGAGCAAGGGCAAGCGCACCTTCCAACCGAACAACCGTCGCCGTGCCCGCAAGCACGGGTTCCGGCTGCGCATGCGCACCCGCGCCGGTCGCGCCATCGTGTCCGCGCGTCGCCGCAGGGGCCGTGCCTCGCTGACCGCCTGA